In Drosophila innubila isolate TH190305 chromosome 2R unlocalized genomic scaffold, UK_Dinn_1.0 1_C_2R, whole genome shotgun sequence, the following are encoded in one genomic region:
- the LOC117785702 gene encoding odorant receptor 42b-like — translation MVFKLIKPAPLTEQVRSRDGFTYLYRGMKIIGWLPPMDGIWRYVYLSWTVMTFVWSTTYLPLGFLGSYMTQIKLFSPGEFLGSLQVCFNAYGSSVKVVITYLQLWRLIKAKVLLDKLDIRCKSLEEREKIHKTVARCNQAFLIFTFVYCGFAGSTYLSSVLSGHPPWQLYNPLIDWHDSKLKLWIVSTLEYMVMSGAVLQDQIADTYPLMYTLILRAHLDILKDRIRKLRTDDKMTENENYEELVNCVLDHKLILKYCTLIKPVISGTIFVQFLLCGLVLGLTLISLFFFSDLWAGIASLFYVLTILMQTFPFCYTCNFIMDDCDDLANAIFQSKWIDSDSRYQSTLLYFLHNVQQPITFIAGGIFPISMSTNISVAKFAFSVMTIVKQMNIADKFKTD, via the exons ATGGTCTTCAAGCTCATTAAGCCGGCACCTTTGACGGAACAAGTGCGTTCCCGAGATGGATTTACCTACTTGTATCGTGGCATGAAGATTATTGGCTGGCTACCGCCAATGGATGGCATATGGCGTTATGTCTATCTCAGCTGGACAGTGATGACCTTCGTGTGGAGCACCACGTATCTACCACTGGGATTTCTAGGAAGCTACATGACGCAAATCAAGCTTTTCTCACCAGGAGAGTTTCTCGGTTCGCTTCAGGTGTGCTTCAATGCTTATGGATCCTCTGTAAAGGTGGTCATCACCTACTTGCAGCTCTGGCGTCTAATCAAGGCCAAAGTATTGCTGGACAAGCTCGACATCCGCTGTAAAAGTCTCGAGGAGCGAGAGAAAATTCATAAAACTGTGGCACGCTGCAATCAGGCTTTCCTCATCTTCACTTTTGTCTATTGCGGCTTTGCGGGTTCCACATATTTGAGCTCTGTGCTGAGCGGTCATCCCCCATGGCAACTATACAATCCCTTAATAGACTGGCACGATAGCAAACTGAAACTGTGGATAGTCTCGACACTGGAGTATATGGTCATGTCAGGCGCTGTGCTGCAGGATCAGATCGCAGACACCTATCCCCTGATGTACACTCTCATCCTGCGTGCACACCTGGACATACTTAAGGATCGTATTCGCAAACTCCGTACCGATGACAAAATGACCGAGAACGAAAATTACGAAGAGCTGGTAAACTGTGTTCTTGATCACAAACTAATATTGAA atACTGTACTTTGATAAAACCTGTCATCTCGGGCACAATTTTCGTACAGTTCCTGCTTTGTGGCCTGGTCCTGGGCCTCACATTGATCTCATTGTTCTTCTTTTCGGATCTTTGGGCTGGAATTGCATCATTATTTTATGTCCTCACAATTCTGATGCAAACATTCCCCTTCTGCTACACCTGCAACTTCATTATGGATGACTGTGACGATCTGGCAAACGCTATCTTTCAGAGTAAATGGATAGATTCCGACTCTCGATACCAATCGACTCTACTGTATTTTCTACACAATGTGCAGCAGCCCATCACTTTCATTGCCGGCGGTATCTTTCCGATCTCAATGAGCACCAACATAAGC GTCGCCAAATTCGCCTTCTCGGTTATGACCATCGTCAAGCAAATGAATATtgctgataaatttaaaaccgattga
- the LOC117785939 gene encoding odorant receptor 42a-like translates to MAFRKMFPSLYTADDKDPAKSRNATLYLLRCIFWMGIRTPPQSHFWQYCLWSFVLNLSSTIYQPISFTTGYIMHASELTPSEFFTSLQTSFNTLSCAIKVVIVWIYVKRFDIATGLLDEMDKWLIQPSERRIIHRAVAFSNRVFFFFMPVFMTYATTAFLSAIVRGRPPYQNYNPILDWRADKLQLWIQAGLEYFAMAGACFQAVCVDCYAINFTLALRAHMGVFKNRLRLLGNNSDETPEQSYEKLTKCIKDHKVILRFCDTLRPIIGGTIFVQLLILGITLGFTIVNIVQFANFNSGITAFSFIGAVLLETTPFCILCNYLTDDSLMLADALFESNWIDQNDRYKKTLIQFLQHLQKPLVFMAGNILTISMATNLTASKFAISVITLIQNMNIAEKFERLPKPHETEK, encoded by the exons ATGGCTTTCCGTAAAATGTTTCCTAGCCTGTACACGGCCGACGATAAAGATCCAGCCAAGTCTCGGAATGCAACATTGTATCTGCTGCGGTGCATCTTTTGGATGGGCATAAGGACGCCTCCCCAGAGTCACTTTTGGCAGTACTGTTTGTGGTCCTTTGTACTGAATCTGAGCTCAACTATATATCAACCGATTAGCTTTACTACGGGTTACATTATGCATGCATCTGAGCTAACGCCAAGTGAGTTTTTCACCTCGTTACAGACATCTTTCAATACTTTGTCCTGCGCAATCAAAGTGGTCATTGTCTGGATATACGTTAAGCGCTTCGATATCGCCACCGGGTTACTAGATGAAATGGACAAGTGGCTGATCCAACCCAGCGAGCGTCGAATAATTCATCGAGCTGTCGCCTTTAGCAATCGcgtattcttcttcttcatgcCCGTCTTTATGACGTACGCCACGACCGCGTTCCTAAGCGCTATTGTCAGGGGCAGACCGCCGTATCAGAATTATAATCCCATTTTGGATTGGCGAGCCGATAAATTGCAGCTTTGGATACAGGCGGGCCTCGAGTACTTTGCCATGGCGGGCGCCTGTTTTCAAGCCGTCTGTGTCGATTGTTATGCCATTAACTTTACTTTGGCGTTGAGAGCTCACATGGGCGTCTTCAAGAATCGTTTGCGTCTGTTGGGAAACAATTCAGATGAGACTCCTGAGCAGAGCTATGAAAAACTCACCAAATGCATCAAGGATCACAAAGTCATATTGAG ATTTTGCGATACTTTGCGTCCCATAATCGGTGGCACTATATTTGTGCAGCTTTTGATTCTGGGTATTACCTTGGGCTTTACTATCGTCAACATTGTCCAGTTCGCCAATTTCAACTCTGGCATTACTGCCTTTTCATTTATTGGAGCTGTGCTATTGGAGACGACTCCTTTCTGTATACTTTGCAACTATCTAACAGATGACAGCTTAATGCTAGCGGATGCTCTTTTCGAGTCTAATTGGATCGACCAGAATGATCGTTACAAAAAGACGCTGATACAGTTTTTGCAACATCTACAGAAACCACTGGTTTTTATGGCCGGAAATATATTAACCATTTCCATGGCCACAAATCTAACG gcCAGCAAATTTGCTATTTCCGTGATTACTTTAATACAAAACATGAATATAGCAGAAAAGTTCGAAAGGTTACCAAAACCGCATGAAactgaaaagtaa